The following DNA comes from Miscanthus floridulus cultivar M001 chromosome 5, ASM1932011v1, whole genome shotgun sequence.
CTTTGCGAAATTCAGCGCGAAGCTTCGGCCGCCGCCTCCGGAGTCCCGGAGCGGCGGAATGGCGGGCATGGCAGGCGGCGAAAcccggcgtcgtcgtcgtcgactcGACGCTGCTCACGGCCCTGGGTCACTCCGCGATCGCACCAGCGACGTGTCCACCTCCGAGACGGACGCTGCAATGAAGAAACGCaagtggcgcgcgcgcgcgtcaGCTTGGGCAGACAAATTTAATGGAGGAGGCACGAGACGCGCGGCCTGGTCGGTGGCGTCAGCATTACGGCGTCGGCACACGTACCTCGGTGGAGGGACTCCTTGCAGTGCGCGATGGCGCTCGCGATGCCGTCCTGCTTCTCGACGAGCGAGTCGTCGCGTCGGGCCGACGGCGGCGACTGGTAAGGGGCGGATGCCGCGGACACCTGCGTCGTCGAGGAGGCCGAGCGGCTCTTCCGTAGCCGGAGGTCGGCGCCGGGAGCCGCCACCGCCACGCGCCGCAGCCGGCTCGAGATCTTGCTCAGGTAGCGCCGGATGACGTCGCCGGAGGGCGGCGGCCTGACCTTTCCCTCGTCCCGCAGCAGGTCCTGGTGGTCGGGCGAGCCGTACCCGCCGCCGTACGAGGCGAAGAGCCTCGCGGAGCGCGCGCTGCTGGTGCTCCGAGAGAAGCTGGCGCGTCCGCCGTAGAAGGCGGCCTTGGCGGACCCGAAGCTGAGCGTCCGCAGCTGcagcctgccgccgccgccgcgccggctGCTGGCGCTGCTGTGGCGGGCGCGCGACGCGGCGTCGCTCGGCTCGGACGCGCAGAACATGAGCGGCGGCGGGCCGGGCGCCGTCGGACGACGCGGCGGTGCGGCGCCGCGGAAGAAGAGGCGCTCCTCGTAGGAGGGCGACGCGGAGCGGCTCCGGCTACGCTGCAGCGAGATGACGAAGTCGAGGTCCCCGCGCGCAGCGGTGGCGGCGCAGGACGAGGTGGTGTCCTCGGACTCGGAGCCCGACGACTCGGCCGCCTGGCTGCCCGCGCTGGACGCGGGCGCGGAGCAGCAGGACAGGTCGAGGTCGAAGAACGggccctcgtcctcctcctcgccgaaCCCGTACACGtacaagccgccgccgccgccgcgaggggTCACCGGCGCGGTCGCCGCCGTCGCGGTGATCGT
Coding sequences within:
- the LOC136452499 gene encoding probable membrane-associated kinase regulator 2, which gives rise to MQILRLLAARRFRRRRRAVSTITATAATAPVTPRGGGGGLYVYGFGEEEDEGPFFDLDLSCCSAPASSAGSQAAESSGSESEDTTSSCAATAARGDLDFVISLQRSRSRSASPSYEERLFFRGAAPPRRPTAPGPPPLMFCASEPSDAASRARHSSASSRRGGGGRLQLRTLSFGSAKAAFYGGRASFSRSTSSARSARLFASYGGGYGSPDHQDLLRDEGKVRPPPSGDVIRRYLSKISSRLRRVAVAAPGADLRLRKSRSASSTTQVSAASAPYQSPPSARRDDSLVEKQDGIASAIAHCKESLHRASVSEVDTSLVRSRSDPGP